Proteins from a genomic interval of Phyllopteryx taeniolatus isolate TA_2022b chromosome 3, UOR_Ptae_1.2, whole genome shotgun sequence:
- the LOC133475757 gene encoding gastrula zinc finger protein XlCGF57.1-like isoform X2, with translation MKEEEEDPQHPLIKEEEKVFDGSKLPLTAVSVKSEDDHEEPPEFSQLHHHSPCGGDHFGEPPPDKLLAPLSDSDDMEEPLRSDTDCEGDHNPLTFFEKRTTLGNKETSQMRKHVTCSVCGKCFVTNHMIRHMRTHKGENTFICSLCGKTFTLKSNMVSHMRIHTGEKPFCCPICGKNFTLKPNMVKHRRTHTGQNPFHCSVCDKTFSHKSYMVSHMRTHTGEKPFCCSICGKTVMLKSDMVKHMRTHTGEKPYRCSLCDKTFSQTSHMGTHMKIHTGEKTFCCSICGKTFTQKRLMVAHMRTHTGEKPFSCLVCGKAFSQKPNMVAHMRTHTGEKPFSCSVCDKTFSQKQNLVSHMRIHKGERPFSCSVCGQTFSLKQNRETHMRTHTGEKPFSCSSCAKTFSQKAGMIAHMRAHTGEKAFRCSVCGQSFSLKHNLVTHVRIHTGEKPFSCSVCGENYAHRTSLTVHMRTHNNRE, from the coding sequence atgaaagaggaagaagaggatccACAGCATCCACttattaaagaggaagagaaagTGTTTGATGGCAGCAAGTTGCCACTGACTGCTGTCTCTGTTAAGAGTGAAGACGATCATGAAGAACCACCCGAGTTTTCACAGCTTCATCATCACAGTCCATGTGGTGGAGACCACTTTGGAGAACCACCACCAGACAAACTCTTAGCCCCACTGTCAGACAGTGATGACATGGAAGAACCTTTGAGGAGTGACACAGACTGTGAGGGTGACCACAATCCATTGACATTTTTTGAAAAGAGGACAACTCTTGGCAACAAGGAAACCTCCCAAATGCGTAAACATgttacctgctcagtttgtggtaaatgtTTTGTTACAAATCATATGATtagacacatgagaacacataaAGGAGAAAACACCTTTATTTGTTCATTGTGTGGTAAAACATTCACTCTGAAGTCAAACATGGTATcacacatgagaatacacacaggagaaaaacccttttgtTGCccaatttgtggaaaaaatttCACTCTAAAGCCAAACATGGTAAAACAcaggagaacacacacaggacaaaacccctttcattgctcagtatGTGATAAAACATTCTCTCATAAATCATACATGGTATcacacatgagaacgcacacaggagaaaaacccttctGTTGCTCAATATGTGGTAAAACGGTGATGCTAAAGTCAGACATGGTTAAACACAtgcgaacacacacaggagaaaaaccttatCGTTGCTCGTTGTGCGATAAAACATTCTCTCAAACATCTCACATGGGcacacacatgaaaatacacacaggagaaaaaacattttgctgctcaatttgtggtaaaACGTTCACTCAAAAGCGACTCATGGTggcacacatgagaacacacacaggagaaaaaccattTAGTTGTTTAGTTTGTGGTAAAGCATTCTCTCAAAAGCCAAACATGGTagcacacatgagaacacacacaggagaaaaacctttcagttgttcagtttgtgataaaacattctctcaaaaacaaaatctggtCTCACACATGAGGATACACAAAGGAGAAAGACCTTTTAGTTGTTCAGTTTGTGGGCAAACATTCTCTTTAAAACAAAATCGTGAaacacacatgagaacacacacaggtgaaAAACCATTTAGTTGCTCATCGTGTGCTAAAACGTTCTCTCAAAAGGCAGGCATGATAGCACACATGAGAgcacacacgggagaaaaagcTTTtcgttgctcagtttgtggtcagtCATTCTCTTTAAAACACAATCTAGTGACACACGTGAgaatacacacaggagaaaaaccattTAGTTGCTCAGTGTGTGGCGAAAACTATGCTCATAGGACCAGTTTGACTGTACACATGCGGACACACAACAACCgagaataa
- the LOC133475757 gene encoding uncharacterized protein LOC133475757 isoform X3, translated as MASYEANMRQGKQLQLEADGENHVVLYSKDIQDLIVHQEEIPSQLHWRSSNLELEDPQIPHMKEEEEDPQHPLIKEEEKVFDGSKLPLTAVSVKSEDDHEEPPEFSQLHHHSPCGGDHFGEPPPDKLLAPLSDSDDMEEPLRSDTDCEGDHNPLTFFEKRTTLGNKETSQMRKHVTCSVCAVFRPQLPPPHELTSVPPQDPRFNISE; from the exons ATGGCGTCGTACGAGGCGAACATGCGACAAGGAAAACAACTACAACTGGAAGCTGATGGCGAAAATCACGTCGTGTTGTACAGCAAAG ACATCCAGGATTTGATTGTTCATCAAGAAGAAATTCCTTCTCAGCTGCACTGGCGGAGCTCCAATTTGGAGTTGGAGGATCCACAGATCCCGCACatgaaagaggaagaagaggatccACAGCATCCACttattaaagaggaagagaaagTGTTTGATGGCAGCAAGTTGCCACTGACTGCTGTCTCTGTTAAGAGTGAAGACGATCATGAAGAACCACCCGAGTTTTCACAGCTTCATCATCACAGTCCATGTGGTGGAGACCACTTTGGAGAACCACCACCAGACAAACTCTTAGCCCCACTGTCAGACAGTGATGACATGGAAGAACCTTTGAGGAGTGACACAGACTGTGAGGGTGACCACAATCCATTGACATTTTTTGAAAAGAGGACAACTCTTGGCAACAAGGAAACCTCCCAAATGCGTAAACATgttacctgctcagtttgtg CTGTTTTTCGTCCtcaacttcctcctcctcacgaGCTGACTTCAGTACC
- the LOC133475757 gene encoding gastrula zinc finger protein XlCGF57.1-like isoform X1 — protein sequence MASYEANMRQGKQLQLEADGENHVVLYSKDIQDLIVHQEEIPSQLHWRSSNLELEDPQIPHMKEEEEDPQHPLIKEEEKVFDGSKLPLTAVSVKSEDDHEEPPEFSQLHHHSPCGGDHFGEPPPDKLLAPLSDSDDMEEPLRSDTDCEGDHNPLTFFEKRTTLGNKETSQMRKHVTCSVCGKCFVTNHMIRHMRTHKGENTFICSLCGKTFTLKSNMVSHMRIHTGEKPFCCPICGKNFTLKPNMVKHRRTHTGQNPFHCSVCDKTFSHKSYMVSHMRTHTGEKPFCCSICGKTVMLKSDMVKHMRTHTGEKPYRCSLCDKTFSQTSHMGTHMKIHTGEKTFCCSICGKTFTQKRLMVAHMRTHTGEKPFSCLVCGKAFSQKPNMVAHMRTHTGEKPFSCSVCDKTFSQKQNLVSHMRIHKGERPFSCSVCGQTFSLKQNRETHMRTHTGEKPFSCSSCAKTFSQKAGMIAHMRAHTGEKAFRCSVCGQSFSLKHNLVTHVRIHTGEKPFSCSVCGENYAHRTSLTVHMRTHNNRE from the exons ATGGCGTCGTACGAGGCGAACATGCGACAAGGAAAACAACTACAACTGGAAGCTGATGGCGAAAATCACGTCGTGTTGTACAGCAAAG ACATCCAGGATTTGATTGTTCATCAAGAAGAAATTCCTTCTCAGCTGCACTGGCGGAGCTCCAATTTGGAGTTGGAGGATCCACAGATCCCGCACatgaaagaggaagaagaggatccACAGCATCCACttattaaagaggaagagaaagTGTTTGATGGCAGCAAGTTGCCACTGACTGCTGTCTCTGTTAAGAGTGAAGACGATCATGAAGAACCACCCGAGTTTTCACAGCTTCATCATCACAGTCCATGTGGTGGAGACCACTTTGGAGAACCACCACCAGACAAACTCTTAGCCCCACTGTCAGACAGTGATGACATGGAAGAACCTTTGAGGAGTGACACAGACTGTGAGGGTGACCACAATCCATTGACATTTTTTGAAAAGAGGACAACTCTTGGCAACAAGGAAACCTCCCAAATGCGTAAACATgttacctgctcagtttgtggtaaatgtTTTGTTACAAATCATATGATtagacacatgagaacacataaAGGAGAAAACACCTTTATTTGTTCATTGTGTGGTAAAACATTCACTCTGAAGTCAAACATGGTATcacacatgagaatacacacaggagaaaaacccttttgtTGCccaatttgtggaaaaaatttCACTCTAAAGCCAAACATGGTAAAACAcaggagaacacacacaggacaaaacccctttcattgctcagtatGTGATAAAACATTCTCTCATAAATCATACATGGTATcacacatgagaacgcacacaggagaaaaacccttctGTTGCTCAATATGTGGTAAAACGGTGATGCTAAAGTCAGACATGGTTAAACACAtgcgaacacacacaggagaaaaaccttatCGTTGCTCGTTGTGCGATAAAACATTCTCTCAAACATCTCACATGGGcacacacatgaaaatacacacaggagaaaaaacattttgctgctcaatttgtggtaaaACGTTCACTCAAAAGCGACTCATGGTggcacacatgagaacacacacaggagaaaaaccattTAGTTGTTTAGTTTGTGGTAAAGCATTCTCTCAAAAGCCAAACATGGTagcacacatgagaacacacacaggagaaaaacctttcagttgttcagtttgtgataaaacattctctcaaaaacaaaatctggtCTCACACATGAGGATACACAAAGGAGAAAGACCTTTTAGTTGTTCAGTTTGTGGGCAAACATTCTCTTTAAAACAAAATCGTGAaacacacatgagaacacacacaggtgaaAAACCATTTAGTTGCTCATCGTGTGCTAAAACGTTCTCTCAAAAGGCAGGCATGATAGCACACATGAGAgcacacacgggagaaaaagcTTTtcgttgctcagtttgtggtcagtCATTCTCTTTAAAACACAATCTAGTGACACACGTGAgaatacacacaggagaaaaaccattTAGTTGCTCAGTGTGTGGCGAAAACTATGCTCATAGGACCAGTTTGACTGTACACATGCGGACACACAACAACCgagaataa